DNA sequence from the Micropterus dolomieu isolate WLL.071019.BEF.003 ecotype Adirondacks unplaced genomic scaffold, ASM2129224v1 scaffold_229, whole genome shotgun sequence genome:
ctgaaggaaccttttagttccttgaaaagagatccggggacttaaaagtccgtACTTTTGGTCTAAATCagctttgttgggagttgcacatgcagtGCCTatgtaaggactactagccaatcagagtaGGTTGGGTCTTGCCAGGCTTGTAAACGAGGCTTCAGtccagctgtacatgttcctgaACCAGCTAgagcaacctagactggagcaagagtttcagaaccgaaattcagagcctctaaTTGATGTCATTTTATCATGTCGGTTATTTTATCCCGTTAGTATTTTTCCCActatgtgtgttcatgtacttttCCCCTTAAAAACATACTACCACATTTGTAGTCACGAGACTCCGCCCCGTCCAGTCCTGGGGGAGCGCTGGCAGGCGGCAGGGAGGCGCAGTGTGTTTTCCGCCTGCTTTGGTTGCTGTGATACATTTGTTGCACGTAGATGTCCTTTTGATGAatgaaaaactgtgaaaattaCTAGCCTACTGCATAGATATAatcttctgtatttttagtagcAGTGGTTCGTTCAGCAGTGCAATGTGCCGAATATAGAGGGGAACATGTATGTCATGTACATGTTGACTTTACCATTACcttatcaataaatatttaaatatttattcaaaaatatCAAGAATCTAGTTAAAAAAATACCCCACCTTTTtagttgagcatatttacagtacaaatcTTGCCAGTTAACTATGAGGGCAAAACCCAAAATAATCGTTCATTAATCGTAATTGTGGTACAATTTTcaataaattttgattttaggtcGAATTGTCCAGCCCTGCTATGTCGTCAGTACTCCTCCTTTACACAGCTGCTACTGTGAACAGAATTGTGGGTGAAAAAGtactgtttatgtttttttgattTTCAAGAGTAgttaattttacatttctgaATTTTCAGCAATGCTTTGAAATGATTTattcttctgttgttgttttttgatcAACTACAACTCCTGCATACTTTCAGCCACAGAATATTACGCTCTTTAAGgagatttatttttctattctaCTTTCTCCAACTCCCAATTctatttcattttacatttccaGGTTTTTCAGCAGTGCGGTCAATGCATTTGACTGCACTGCTGCATTAGTATGCTGTACAGAGTATGTATGACTGATCATGCAGTAGgcattacattattatacaatttcaaacacagacatgttctAAATGCCAGTTGTGGTTCTACGTAGCCCGCTCCACCATGACATCTAActtactgtctttctctctgtctctttttttgctacagaagcagagaaaaagagatggaCTCGGACGTCACAGCTGTCCATTCTGTGACAAATCCTTCGCAAAATCTGAATATTTAAGTATTCATCTGAGACATCACACTGGCAAGAACCTACACACCTGTGAGCAGTGTGGGAAAACATTTGCTAGAGCTGATAGGTTGGTAGTCCACCGacgtattcacactggagagaaaccatacaggtgtgaacagtgtgggaaaatgTTCGCTAGATTTGCTAGGTTGGTAGTCCACCGacatgttcacactggagagaaaccgcaCAGGTGTGATCTGTGTGAGAGCAGTTTTACCACCTCGGAGAACCTGAAAATCCAccgacgtgttcacactggagagcaACCGCACAGGTGTGATCTTTGTGGGAGCACTTTCGCCACCTCGGAGAACCTGAAAGTCCAtggacgtgttcacactggagagaaaccgtacaggtGTGAACATTGTGGGAAATATTTCAGTACATCAAGTCAAGTGTCAAAACACAgccgtgttcacactggagagaaaccgtacaagTGTGAACattgtgggaaagctttcagtAGATCAGATGAATTAAAAACCCAcctacgtgttcacactggcGAGAAACCGTACtgctgtgaacagtgtggagCATCTTTCAGTAGATCTGATCACTTACAAATCCACCGACGTATTCACACGGGAGAGAAATCgcactggtgtgaacagtgtggaaaagctTTTATTACATACAGTAAGTTAAAGAtgcaccaacgtgttcacactgcagggaAACCATacaggtgtgaacagtgtggggaATCTTTTGCTGTGAGTAGATCCCTTAAAAGCCACGAACTCATTCACACTTCATCAAATTTGTCAGAGCCAAGCTAGTCTTTCCTCCTGCATCTCCCACCTGTTATGtgactgtgcttgattggcatCACATGATGGCAACTGAGGACGTATGAAAGTGATGGAAACCTGCCGTTGAGAATGTATTATCAAATAGCAAATGTCAATGTTCAAGGTAAATCTATTGTGATATTACAACAGAGTTGTGATGTGAGATGAGATGCATATTAGGCCCCCTAATGGGTCTGAAAGCAAAAGCTATATACAAAGTTATGGTTagaaaaatatatgaataaacaattttacatggtgcagtgctgaAGATGAATTTAAGTCTCTgagactggaaaaaaaaaagcggctctgcagtctggtgatACAACAGATGGACTTTGGTATCTCTTGCCAGACAGCACCAGGGTGCAGGGCTGGACTTGGGACAAAAATCATCAGAAACTCGACCACAAAGtgaaaacagtggacaagagcatgctaacacaccggctaattagcaccaacaagactaccaagaagcaggaggcctgtgtactgggtaataaatctaaaagtgggagtcctccctggaacgctcttggtgcaaagcctaagagtaaatcatttcctggggaaatgggaggacaagtaacaggcagaacccagcgccctgagatttgtgatgcgactggctggcctgcattatcatccaggcagagcgcctcttcaacccctgttcttggtagaacacagccgtggacagctgcgaaagggagagttagcaacaaacctccccaacaaccgagtgtgcaacagcagaacagattttcaccactattgcaggaccctggatAACATCCCATCCTCACACAGACGGGTAAGGACTGcgagtaaatcagaaagtaaaaggctgcagggaaagctaacgactgggcctcaaactctgattgtgggtgactctactgtaaacgatgtaagaagcatgtgcagtaagaacaccagtactctgctttccgaaggatacggtgtctgtcttggcagaaagaatcctgcatatcgtggctgaacatcctactgtgaaaaacatcctACTGCACATCGGGACCAATTATgctgtgaagcaacagtctgaagtgttgaaagaggattttaataatctgttgagcACAGTCAGCTCTTtcaatgctgaggtgtttatcagtggccctataccgccaatccgaagaggagctgagagattcaaCAGATTggcattgaacacgtggctctcaacAGCATGTACcgtccattcagtgcatttcatcgaaactactttctgtgggactgcagacatctttttaaggcagatggacttcgcTTTAACAAGTCgggagtaaaattgttcagctccaacctgtttaACTTTCTGCgccactcatctgttccctctgccaaggacaagagacaagaggaatcaaaacaatgcaaaacaacagcttagtgctttcttggcactaaataacttttttgatgtcttccagtcaagttttcgaccacaccacagcactgagacggctcttgttaaggtcttcaatgacttccatttatttcagaatttcagtcttagtattattggatctcagtgctgcattcgacatggtcgaccacaacatattactagacagacttgaaaactgggttggactttctggcacagtactaaactggtttgaatcctacttacaggacagggactactttgtgtctataggtaatcacacatctgagctgacaaaaatgacatgtggagttcattctgggacctcttgtttaacatttacatgcttccactggctcagattatgaaaaacaacaaaatatcttaccataattatgcagatgacacacagatttacataaccatttc
Encoded proteins:
- the LOC123967299 gene encoding zinc finger protein 239-like, which encodes MFARFARLVVHRHVHTGEKPHRCDLCESSFTTSENLKIHRRVHTGEQPHRCDLCGSTFATSENLKVHGRVHTGEKPYRCEHCGKYFSTSSQVSKHSRVHTGEKPYKCEHCGKAFSRSDELKTHLRVHTGEKPYCCEQCGASFSRSDHLQIHRRIHTGEKSHWCEQCGKAFITYSKLKMHQRVHTAGKPYRCEQCGESFAVSRSLKSHELIHTSSNLSEPS